Proteins encoded by one window of Asterias rubens chromosome 18, eAstRub1.3, whole genome shotgun sequence:
- the LOC117302722 gene encoding 2-phosphoxylose phosphatase 1-like encodes MAYIFRKKHALSGFAMLLFFCTLWMLHQQEEISQELSTSSDDDLLPAHVLYPVGELQYKKERQRIILNQMEGPQYQGPVETRRGNYKIVPTPVSNHVPDTPRDKKSEDKILEEQVGIEKERIDKGRTKLAGLSKKVKSMMEKKEKKKKPAKRQNETIDVPELSLLEMEEFQTRIKEYCNSPSEPYYGAEGKVRGGYQLHYVHVVARHGDRTPITQLGLPNIIMDRRFNCDLETAKNDFPSSQLLPRFVASLVAQDEAQAAWPQMPMFLRTLPIGSNARECAIAQLTPTGWLQLMRLGQHMKIAYEGKLVPHQGYFRNPNTTLFKSTMNARTQQSVFAFMFGFLPRLELHFADRIKITENTAFCSLGKNCSCQAIVQLEKAKQKQYGAALKNDSETQMVLKSVAKNLLNEPKPKKVPGLTAQQDLYSSLTCHEKSLPCTPYGCVLEKHFAKIVAFTDRVSREMRSSEDGPHQKYARLVMHPLLSQIATQMKKVNHGAQNYPKFVYYSGHDITLTPLLDILGLGDYHWPCYAANVVFELWSKSESFFLRVLYNGQDKTSAVRFCRDNLSLDGLCPLRYFLRFVNKENMGYFHAESLSEACKLKV; translated from the exons AGCTCATGTTCTTTATCCCGTGGGGGAGTTGCAGTACAAGAAGGAACGCCAGAGGATTATTCTTAACCAGATGGAGGGGCCTCAAT ATCAAGGACCTGTAGAGACCAGACGAGGAAACTACAAAATTGTCCCCACTCCCGTCTCGAATCACGTCCCCGACACGCCAAGGGATAAGAAATCAGAGGATAAAATATTGGAGGAGCAAGTTGGCATCGAGAAAGAGAGAATCGACAAGGGACGCACAAAGTTAGCTGGACTCAGCAAGAAGGTGAAGTCGATGATggagaagaaggagaagaagaagaagccagCTAAAAGGCAAAATGAGACGATAGACGTGCCTGAACTATCGTTGCTGGAGATGGAGGAGTTTCAGACTAGAATCAAGGAGTATTGTAATTCACCGTCTGAGCCGTACTACGGGGCGGAAG GAAAAGTAAGAGGTGGTTATCAGCTTCATTATGTGCATGTTGTTGCTCGGCATGGAGACCGAACTCCCATCACCCAACTCGGTCTCCCAAACATTATAATGGACCGACGTTTCAACTGCGACTTAGAAACAGCTAAGAACGACTTCCCATCCTCGCAACTTCTGCCGAGATTTGTTGCGTCCCTCGTCGCTCAGGACGAAGCTCAGGCTGCCTGGCCTCAGATGCCGATGTTTCTGCGTACTCTCCCAATCGGTAGCAACGCCCGGGAATGCGCAATCGCTCAGTTGACTCCCACGGGGTGGCTACAGCTGATGCGACTCGGTCAACACATGAAGATTGCCTACGAGGGGAAGCTCGTACCGCACCAAGGATACTTCCGTAATCCCAACACCACTTTGTTTAAGAGTACGATGAACGCTCGGACACAGCAGAGCGTCTTTGCCTTTATGTTCGGTTTCTTACCCCGCCTCGAGCTCCACTTTGCGGACCGGATCAAAATCACGGAGAACACCGCTTTCTGCTCCCTGGGAAAGAACTGCTCTTGCCAAGCCATTGTGCAACTCGAAaaagcaaaacagaaacaatacGGGGCTGCTCTGAAGAACGACAGCGAGACCCAAATGGTGTTGAAATCCGTAGCTAAGAATTTGCTTAATGAACCTAAGCCTAAGAAAGTACCGGGTCTGACAGCTCAGCAAGATTTGTACTCTTCACTTACGTGTCATGAGAAGTCACTACCTTGTACTCCGTACGGCTGTGTCTTAGAAAAGCACTTTGCAAAGATCGTCGCCTTCACGGACCGCGTATCAAGGGAAATGCGCAGTTCTGAGGACGGACCTCATCAGAAGTACGCCCGGTTGGTCATGCATCCGTTGCTATCGCAAATAGCAACGCAGATGAAGAAAGTCAACCACGGCGCTCAGAATTACCCAAAGTTTGTTTACTACTCCGGTCACGACATCACCCTGACTCCACTGCTGGACATTCTTGGTCTTGGGGACTACCACTGGCCGTGCTACGCTGCTAATGTCGTCTTTGAACTCTGGTCCAAATCGGAGAGCTTCTTCCTGAGGGTTTTGTACAACGGACAGGACAAGACGAGCGCTGTGCGTTTCTGTCGGGACAACCTAAGCCTAGATGGACTCTGTCCTTTGCGCTATTTCCTTAGGTTTGTCAACAAAGAAAACATGGGTTACTTCCACGCTGAGAGTTTAAGCGAAGCTTGTAAGTTAAAAGTTTAA